ctctggatgacaatgaaaaagtaaaaacaGCCCCACACTGAAAGAATTCACAAATAAACCTAAGAGATATGGAACATAAGGTTCAGGGGGGAGGGTGACACATTTATGTCCCAGTTAATGTATTCAAACAAACAGGATATGTGATCACATTCAATAAATATAGTCAggatatatacatcaaaataatgAGATGAACTATCAGACATGAGCATCTTTCTCACCAACCACAATATCAATTCCTATTGACATTTGCACATGGAAATGGCTGAGACTTTCAGAGTCAAGCTAACAATGAACATGGTTTTCTGATTTCTTTTAGCATTTCATTAGAGTGGACCTATATTGCTCGGACTCATTCACAAGTTTGTATTTGGTATGGTTGCGTCGAAGTATCTGGTATTGGTAGGTCACCTTTTTCAGTAAATTCTGAAGATATTTGCACTCTGTACCCACGCACTTATCACACATGTTGGCCACAGGTATGTCAAGACAAATGGAGGATCCACACAATATAAGGGTGGACCATCTGTGAGGGATTGACATATAAGAAAGTGGCATACCATGTTCATCCATAAATATCTCACATGAAAAAGATCTACGCTTGCTTGCTAGACATATTTAAGCACAGTTCAGATAACATCATAAGACTCTATGATAGAAAAAATCATTTCATTTCGGATGGTCATGTAACCAGAAAAAAGTGATGCACTCAATTGGTAAAGGATTAAGTAAAAAGGTCCATAATACAAACCCATACAAATACAAGGATCCATTAAACCATTTTTGCCTTTAAATCCTCATTCAAGTAAAACTGACTTTTATATTCTATCCTCATTCTAACCAAAAATCAAACAGTGGAAACTTGGCTATTGTTAGAAATCCAGAGTACGATCCAAAAGAGTTGTTTGGCACAGAGGAAAAAAATTTCAGAAaaagttttcttattttttcatgttttgttggtcaaaaaaatttctaaaatatattttatctaGGAATacaaataccttaagaatgaaAAAATTGATTTCCCAAGTAAAAGTAGAGAAAACAAGTTTCAGGTTGGCATTACACATCGATTGTTTCCTTCCCACCTTCTAGAATGTCTCACTCTCAACCAATAGCCCCCATCTGCACCATCCCCACCCCACACCCTCATAGTGTCTACCtagattatatacaaatatttttcgAACAATATTTTTGGTTTGAACTCTTGTAAGAATAAATTGAATGTTTTCTCATGCTCATGCAAATTACACAGTACAAAGGAGGAGCCTTGAGTTGCACAGTAAATACTTTTTCTGCTAAACCTGAGGCAGATAATAAGGCTTTGGCCTGGATACAGCTAATTATATCTCCAGAAGCTACAACATGAAGGGAAAATACATCAATAGATTGGGATGGGACGGGTCCAGAGTATCATTATGTAACAATTTTACAAACTATTCCCAGCTCTTGCAAAGCATACTCTGCAATGAAGGTTAGAATATTTATCGGAATGGTTTTGTAGGCTTCACATCATTCATTTTGCGCTCAGAAGGACAAGAGTACCAAACATCTATATTTACAACTAGTTGGAAGACATaaatttattaagtttcaaCAATGTCCATTCTAATATTTAAATGTAAGACAACTCCAGCTTCAAGTATCAAATAGGCCTAAATCTTAATGTTTAATGAGACAAAACAATGATAATGTTTCCATGAAGTCTAGTTACCTTATCAGTACATAAAGATTCCAAACACCATTTTGGTGTGGGTAGACAGACAGCAAAGCAACAAACATTTCACCTTAACTAGAACTCACAAGTtccaaaaactaaaatatcTAGCAAAATCAGACACTAAAAATCGATCAGAAGTTGAGTCCTAAATTATGACATAAGCAAGGGAACATAATGGCATAATTACCAAAACGCTTCTACCACTTGATCACTGGCAAAGCTGTTCAACTGCAGTAACAATCTGGGGAGGTTGGACAACAGTCCAGTTCTCTAACGTTCCAGCATATGGGGTTGGCACATCCTGTGATGACAGACATACAATTGGGGCATCTAGATAGTCGTGAAAGTTCTCGGTTATAGCAGCTGTCAAGCTGGCACCAATACCTCCTGTGCGCATACATTCCTCGACAATGAGCACACGATGAGTCTTTTTCACTGAGTTCCCGATTGTGTAAAGGTCAAACGGTTTAAGAGACCTAATATCAATGACCTCAGGATCATAACCCTTGTTCACAAGTGTCTTCGCAGCCTGCATCACATGATACCTCATCCTGGAATAAGTTAGAATGGTTACATGCTCCCCAGGTCGTACCATCTCTGCTTCTTCAAGATTCAGCACATACTCTTCGTCTGGAATTCTCTCCTTGAGGTTGTAGAGCAAAACATGCTCAAAAAGAATCACAGGGTTATCACTTCTGATAGCTGCCTTCATCAAGCCCTTGGCATTGTAGGGGGTTGAACAGGCAACCATCTGGATTCCAGGAATTGACTGGAAGTATGACTCAAGGCGTTGAGAGTGCTCTGCTCCAAGCTGTCGACCAACTCCACCAGGACCTCGAATGACAACTGGTATCTTAAACTGGCCACCAGATGTGTAGTGGAGCATACCACAGTTGTTAGATATCTGATTGAAGGCTAGAAGAAGAAATCCCATGTTCATTCCCTCAATAACTGGACGCAAGCCAGTCATTGCAGCTCCAATGCCCATACCAGTGAAAGAGTTCTCAGCAATAGGAGTGTCAAGAACCCTGAGATCACCATATTTTGGGGCAAGGCCTTTAGTCACCTTGTACGAACCTCCATAATGACCGACGTCTTCACCCATTACACAAACGGTGGGATCTCTGTCCATCTCTTCTTCAAGGCCTTCGCGGAGAGCCTCAAAGAGCAATAGTTCATGGCTAAAGATGTACATTCAATTACATAAGTGGTGAGATCAAGTAACAAGAAAGCTGGATTAAGAACAATCAGTAAGCAAGCAATTGCGCAGTAATTAATATAGTTCACACCATGATcgacaataaaaaaaaatacgtgAAACGAGTGCTATCCAACCACAGCCAACAGAGATCTATTCAATGATAAGTTTAATGATTAAGCAAGCACCATTATAGAAAGTTTTTTGAACACAGACATAATTATCCCCAATAATTAGGAAGACCCCATCAAGGAAGCACAGGTAACTCATATACATCCAAGGATAATGTTTGTTATGACCACCATTAAAACTAAACGAGCTCTTTAGTCCTTAAACAAGGAGATAAGTAACAGAAATTTCCTGGAATCCCACACCAGGAATCTTATGCATTAGGAAGAGAGAATGAATAAGGGACCTCTTTACTAGCTTCTGGTGGCccaattaattcatgaaattagaACCTCAAAACCCAACAAAGCAGAAAGCAAAACTCAAAGTCCCAAAGAGTGAAGTAGGAAAGGGATCCAAATTTCCTATAAAAGATGTAACCTTCTTTTTGAACAATTCCGCTGGACAAGAATAAAGACAAGATGACAATCTTCAGAGGGATCTCTGATGTTAAATATAAGATTGTTCAACCAGTTATCGTAAAAACATAGATCATGACATTCTCAGAGGAGCTAACGcaagaaaaaaattgacacCAATAAGTGCATCCACTTCGGGTAACATCTCCTCTGTTATACACTCATGGAATTCTAACTTCAGTAAATAGATTTACAAACACAAGCCTTTGATTCATCCTGTTGTTTTCCATAAAACTGAATTTCAGTTCTCCACAACTATCGCATAATTGTGTTTCTAATATTAACAGTCATGATTCAAAGGTAAAGTTCTTATTCCTATGCTTCTTTTGTTCCTCCTAGCAGCATATTTGTTCTAGTGTGTTTCCAAGACCCATTCAGCCATTCCTATTTTTCCACTTAGTACATTCCCCCCACACATACAAAGAGAACACTCTACTCTTGGAAGTACCAAAGCAGCACCCAGGCCCCAGGCCTATTAAATACTGCTCTACTTCCCATCTCAGAGAGCACTCTTCATGGCATACACATAAGTGGCACCAAACTTTTCAAGGCTAGCAAACAACTTGCAGCACTAGAAATAATTAGTTAGTTGTTGAGATGTTAATTagcgaaaaatgaaaaaaaaattatgaattttctttttcatattaaactcaattaaaaaagaagaaaacataaaaatttatgCGGGGCGAGTCTATATGGGGTGGGGCGGGGTggattgaaaatgaaaaaaattgttatgCGGGGTGGGGCGGGGCTGCTTAAAATTTTTGCACCCACCCCACCCCGCCCCATTGCCATCCCTAGTAGCAGTTTCTAGAAGTGTTTGGTCGTCCCCTTTCAGGTCAAATAATTAGTAAACACTTCTTCACAGAACTGCAAaaagaatttgaatttaaactCAGCATCATTgataaaagaaagagaaagagaa
The genomic region above belongs to Solanum dulcamara chromosome 5, daSolDulc1.2, whole genome shotgun sequence and contains:
- the LOC129889030 gene encoding pyruvate dehydrogenase E1 component subunit beta-3, chloroplastic, coding for MAAIIQGIGAATALTSANSLDTKKSLFANSRRSLSERKGRNFVVRSDGRLSCGLNGRGGRAEQLITNAVAVKEDTAAASTSSKPGHELLLFEALREGLEEEMDRDPTVCVMGEDVGHYGGSYKVTKGLAPKYGDLRVLDTPIAENSFTGMGIGAAMTGLRPVIEGMNMGFLLLAFNQISNNCGMLHYTSGGQFKIPVVIRGPGGVGRQLGAEHSQRLESYFQSIPGIQMVACSTPYNAKGLMKAAIRSDNPVILFEHVLLYNLKERIPDEEYVLNLEEAEMVRPGEHVTILTYSRMRYHVMQAAKTLVNKGYDPEVIDIRSLKPFDLYTIGNSVKKTHRVLIVEECMRTGGIGASLTAAITENFHDYLDAPIVCLSSQDVPTPYAGTLENWTVVQPPQIVTAVEQLCQ